From the Leifsonia sp. AG29 genome, one window contains:
- a CDS encoding tyrosine-type recombinase/integrase, translating to MGSIEPYETAAGKRYRVQYRTPDHRNTMKRGFTTKRAAEFFLSSVNVSQAKGEWVDPTKASTPVSLVAEEWFRAQVQVKPTTRSGYRFHLDKYVLPRWGNTRLVDVRHSDVQTWVGELSTTLGPSMVRQIHLVLAGVLKYAIRDGRLTLNPSDGIQLPRLASREHGYLTHSQVRALATECGDQGDVVLFLAYTGLRWGEMAGLRINRVDFVRRRLDVARAVSEPRGVII from the coding sequence ATGGGATCGATTGAGCCCTACGAGACCGCGGCGGGCAAGCGATATCGAGTTCAATACCGGACGCCTGACCATCGCAACACGATGAAGCGCGGTTTCACCACGAAGCGCGCCGCTGAGTTCTTCCTCTCATCCGTCAACGTCTCGCAAGCCAAGGGTGAGTGGGTCGACCCTACGAAGGCAAGCACTCCGGTTTCGCTCGTGGCCGAGGAGTGGTTTCGTGCCCAGGTGCAGGTGAAACCGACGACTCGCTCGGGCTACCGCTTCCATCTCGACAAGTACGTTCTTCCTCGCTGGGGTAACACCCGACTGGTGGATGTGCGCCACAGCGACGTCCAAACGTGGGTGGGAGAGCTCTCGACCACCCTCGGCCCCTCGATGGTGCGGCAGATACATCTCGTGCTGGCTGGCGTGCTGAAGTACGCGATCCGTGATGGACGCCTCACCCTTAACCCGTCGGACGGGATTCAACTACCGAGGCTGGCATCGCGCGAGCATGGCTATCTGACACACTCGCAAGTGCGTGCGCTGGCGACGGAATGCGGTGACCAAGGTGATGTCGTCCTGTTTCTCGCCTACACGGGGCTCCGCTGGGGCGAGATGGCCGGCCTTCGGATTAACCGGGTCGACTTCGTTCGCCGTCGGCTCGATGTAGCCCGCGCCGTCTCGGAGCCCCGAGGTGTGATCATCTAG
- the tilS gene encoding tRNA lysidine(34) synthetase TilS, with product MAPNGSPAAQRRPRLTPAIADARRAVRTALAAASALPAVDPRDDHGPARPGPLAPGALVLVGLSGGADSLALAAATAFEAPRAGYRAGAVIVDHGLQEGSAEVAERAAAQAGSLGLEPVIVERVSVEARGGPEAAARAARHAAFDRASAATGADRILLAHTLDDQAETVLLGLARGSGPSSLQGMLPDTGRLLRPFLGLRRATTRAFCADSGLEPWDDPHNDDLSYTRVRVRHQVLPVLERELGPGVAEALARTAEQLREDDEALDGLALEWALELVSQAEDGAVTLDVRGLAADPPALRQRIIRLVVSTEFGVSLSRTHTLAVAALITDWHGQGPVDLPGVRVVRRNGLLEFRPDPAHPHTS from the coding sequence GTGGCCCCCAACGGTTCCCCGGCAGCTCAGCGCCGTCCGCGCCTGACTCCGGCCATCGCCGACGCGCGTCGCGCGGTCCGCACGGCGCTCGCCGCGGCCTCCGCGCTGCCGGCCGTCGACCCCCGTGACGACCACGGGCCGGCCCGGCCCGGGCCCCTTGCTCCCGGAGCGCTCGTGCTCGTCGGGCTGAGCGGAGGCGCCGACTCGCTCGCTCTCGCAGCCGCGACGGCGTTCGAAGCGCCGCGTGCGGGCTACCGCGCCGGCGCGGTGATCGTCGACCACGGTCTGCAGGAGGGGTCGGCCGAGGTGGCCGAGCGCGCCGCCGCCCAGGCCGGGTCGCTCGGGCTCGAGCCGGTCATCGTCGAACGCGTCTCCGTGGAGGCGCGCGGGGGCCCGGAGGCGGCCGCGCGTGCCGCCCGCCACGCCGCCTTCGACCGCGCGTCGGCAGCGACGGGAGCCGACCGCATCCTGCTCGCCCACACGCTGGACGACCAGGCCGAGACCGTGCTCCTCGGCCTCGCGAGGGGCTCCGGCCCGTCGAGCCTGCAAGGCATGCTTCCCGACACGGGCCGCCTGCTCCGCCCCTTCCTCGGCCTCCGCCGGGCCACCACCCGCGCGTTCTGCGCCGACAGCGGGTTGGAGCCGTGGGACGACCCGCACAACGACGACCTCTCTTATACGCGCGTGCGCGTGCGCCATCAGGTGCTGCCCGTGCTCGAGCGCGAGCTCGGACCGGGCGTTGCGGAGGCGCTCGCCCGCACCGCCGAGCAGCTCCGCGAGGACGACGAAGCGCTCGACGGCCTCGCCCTCGAGTGGGCGCTCGAGCTCGTCAGCCAGGCCGAGGACGGGGCGGTGACGCTCGACGTCCGCGGGCTGGCCGCGGACCCTCCCGCCCTCCGCCAGCGGATCATCCGCCTGGTCGTCTCGACCGAGTTCGGGGTCTCGCTCTCGCGCACGCACACGCTCGCCGTCGCGGCGCTCATCACCGACTGGCACGGGCAGGGACCCGTCGATCTGCCAGGCGTTAGAGTGGTCAGGCGGAACGGGCTGCTCGAATTCCGACCCGATCCGGCCCATCCCCACACCTCCTAA
- a CDS encoding M23 family metallopeptidase: MRRHTSTRTPSSGDGLPATRRTLQAGLRGGIASLALAAIVAAGSVAAPAYADAYPSWQDVQNAKSNEAAASATVDRINGLITQLNGEVASTQAAAEQRGAELQAAEAKFDDASMRALDLEKRAAESKLKADTASAQAGKLAAQLYRTGGRNLTANLFLSGNGAGKTSPDKLLSDLGSMSKLVQQSDKVYTDAKTAQNTAKSLSDQAEVAKAEREKLRVAAQAALQAAVEAAKAAQDKLAEQQKQIVIMQAQLKALQDKTAQTVAGYEAGVAAAAAAAAAAAAARGAGGLPGGYVGPQGWAVPAAGPITDGFGPRASPGNGVGSTYHMGIDIGAGCNSPIYAAHDGTVIYAGPDGSYGNFILLDNGGGVNTGYAHIRNGGILVGIGQSVGAGQPIARVGSTGASTGCHLHFEVRINGTKIDGIPFMRDRQAPLG; the protein is encoded by the coding sequence ATGAGACGGCACACGAGCACCAGGACACCGTCGAGCGGCGACGGTCTCCCGGCGACCCGTCGGACTCTCCAGGCCGGGCTCCGCGGAGGCATCGCCTCCCTTGCTCTCGCCGCCATCGTCGCCGCCGGGTCGGTCGCCGCGCCCGCTTACGCGGACGCCTACCCGAGCTGGCAGGACGTCCAGAACGCCAAGTCGAACGAGGCTGCCGCGTCAGCCACCGTGGATCGCATCAACGGCCTGATCACGCAGCTGAACGGAGAGGTGGCGTCCACGCAGGCTGCGGCCGAGCAGCGGGGAGCGGAGCTCCAGGCCGCCGAGGCGAAGTTCGACGACGCCTCCATGCGCGCGCTCGACCTCGAGAAGCGCGCCGCAGAGAGCAAGCTGAAGGCCGACACCGCGAGCGCGCAGGCCGGCAAGCTGGCCGCGCAGCTCTATCGCACGGGCGGGCGCAACCTGACCGCCAACCTCTTCCTCTCGGGCAACGGCGCAGGCAAGACCTCCCCCGACAAGCTCCTCTCCGATCTGGGCAGCATGTCGAAGCTGGTCCAGCAGTCCGACAAGGTCTACACCGACGCGAAGACGGCGCAGAACACCGCCAAGTCCCTCTCCGACCAAGCCGAGGTGGCGAAGGCGGAGCGGGAGAAGCTCCGCGTCGCCGCGCAAGCGGCGCTGCAGGCCGCGGTGGAGGCCGCCAAGGCTGCACAGGACAAGCTCGCCGAACAGCAGAAGCAGATCGTCATCATGCAGGCCCAGCTGAAGGCGCTGCAGGACAAGACCGCGCAGACGGTCGCCGGCTACGAGGCGGGTGTCGCCGCGGCAGCAGCCGCAGCCGCAGCAGCAGCGGCCGCTCGGGGCGCGGGCGGCCTCCCCGGCGGCTACGTCGGCCCTCAGGGCTGGGCGGTCCCCGCGGCCGGCCCCATCACCGACGGCTTCGGCCCGCGGGCGTCGCCCGGCAACGGCGTCGGAAGCACCTACCACATGGGGATCGACATCGGCGCGGGCTGCAACTCCCCGATCTACGCCGCCCACGACGGCACCGTGATCTACGCCGGCCCCGACGGGAGCTACGGCAACTTCATCCTCCTCGACAACGGCGGCGGTGTGAACACGGGCTACGCGCACATCCGCAACGGCGGCATCCTCGTCGGCATCGGCCAGAGCGTCGGCGCCGGCCAGCCCATCGCGCGGGTCGGCTCGACCGGCGCGTCCACCGGCTGCCACCTCCACTTCGAGGTGCGCATCAACGGGACCAAGATCGACGGGATCCCGTTCATGAGAGACAGGCAGGCACCCCTTGGCTAA
- a CDS encoding heavy-metal-associated domain-containing protein: MSENVYQVTGMTCGHCEMSVREEVEQVAGVTALTVSAQTGKLVVTSAEPIDDSAVLAAVEEAGYSAVRA; the protein is encoded by the coding sequence ATGAGCGAGAACGTGTACCAGGTGACCGGGATGACCTGCGGCCACTGCGAGATGTCCGTACGCGAAGAAGTCGAGCAGGTGGCGGGCGTGACCGCCCTCACTGTGAGCGCGCAGACCGGGAAGCTGGTCGTCACCTCGGCCGAGCCGATCGACGACTCTGCCGTGCTGGCCGCCGTCGAAGAGGCCGGGTACTCCGCTGTGCGCGCCTAA
- the folE gene encoding GTP cyclohydrolase I FolE yields MSAVDRDRIAAAVAEILAAIGEDPARPGLETTPARVAEAYAEFFSGIGRDAADDLGDPVPLEDGLTAETVLLRDIEFRSVCEHHLLPFIGTAHVAYLPGDTVVGLGRIPRMIETLASRPQVQERLTEQIADTLVAATAARGVLVVLDASHACVTTRGARQSGSTTVTVAARGAYTEPAARAELITLIGRGVA; encoded by the coding sequence ATGAGCGCCGTCGACCGGGACCGTATCGCCGCGGCCGTCGCCGAGATCCTCGCCGCCATCGGCGAGGATCCGGCGCGTCCGGGGCTGGAGACGACGCCCGCGCGCGTCGCCGAGGCCTACGCGGAGTTCTTCTCCGGAATCGGCCGCGACGCGGCTGACGACCTCGGCGACCCGGTGCCGCTCGAGGACGGTCTCACGGCCGAGACGGTTCTCCTGCGCGACATCGAGTTCCGGTCCGTGTGCGAGCACCACCTCCTGCCGTTCATCGGCACGGCGCACGTCGCCTACCTGCCCGGTGACACCGTGGTCGGCCTGGGCCGCATCCCGCGGATGATCGAGACGCTCGCCTCCCGGCCGCAGGTCCAGGAGCGCCTGACCGAGCAGATCGCCGACACCCTCGTGGCGGCCACGGCCGCTCGCGGCGTGCTGGTCGTCCTCGACGCCTCCCACGCCTGCGTCACCACGCGTGGCGCGCGGCAGAGCGGCTCCACCACCGTCACCGTCGCCGCTCGCGGCGCCTACACCGAGCCGGCCGCGCGTGCCGAGCTCATCACCCTCATCGGGCGGGGCGTGGCGTGA
- a CDS encoding C40 family peptidase: MANANEKTSRVHPGIAIGAGVMGAVTASIGIVTPAQAVDYPSWNDVQQAKANVANQQKMIDDITALIGGLQTSVDQARVDAEKAAEAYFQAKDALDQATAKSDDLQKQAAAASDKAKTSQMRAGLLASHLAKSGGGNDLTTELMLKGGGSGSDADKLLFQLGTMSKLTEQSKAVYDQATRDKNTAASLSEQAKVAKAERSKLADEATAALAAAKDAQAKAQAALATQQAKSTELVAQLASLKNTSVQVEAAYLQGEQIRAQQEAARKAAEEAQQRAAAAAAAAAQQAQQQAAQQQAAQQAQQAGSGGSSSSSSSGGGSAPAAPNGNVVQSAISYARAQLGKPYIFGGEGPVGYDCSGLTMKAYAYAGVYIGSHSVNSQYYTAANRGQLVSYWSKQPGDLIFWGSGPGSFYHVGIYIGGGMMIAAPTEGDVVKIQSVWGSPWGMVARPSA; this comes from the coding sequence TTGGCTAACGCGAACGAGAAGACCTCCCGCGTCCACCCCGGCATCGCGATCGGGGCGGGCGTGATGGGGGCGGTCACCGCCTCCATCGGCATCGTCACCCCCGCCCAGGCGGTCGATTACCCCTCCTGGAACGACGTGCAGCAGGCGAAGGCCAACGTCGCCAACCAGCAGAAGATGATCGACGACATCACGGCCCTGATCGGCGGCCTCCAGACCTCCGTCGACCAGGCGCGCGTCGATGCCGAGAAGGCGGCGGAGGCCTACTTCCAGGCCAAGGACGCGCTCGACCAGGCCACAGCCAAGTCCGACGACCTCCAGAAGCAGGCGGCAGCCGCCTCCGACAAGGCGAAGACGTCGCAGATGCGCGCCGGCCTGCTCGCGTCGCACCTGGCGAAATCGGGGGGAGGCAACGACCTCACGACCGAGCTCATGCTTAAGGGCGGAGGCTCCGGCTCCGACGCCGACAAGCTCCTGTTCCAGCTCGGAACGATGAGCAAGCTCACCGAGCAGTCGAAGGCCGTCTACGATCAGGCCACCCGCGATAAGAACACCGCCGCATCCCTGAGCGAACAGGCGAAGGTCGCCAAGGCGGAACGCTCCAAGCTCGCGGACGAAGCCACCGCCGCGCTCGCTGCGGCGAAGGACGCCCAGGCGAAGGCGCAGGCCGCCCTGGCCACTCAGCAGGCCAAGTCGACCGAGCTCGTCGCACAGCTCGCGTCGCTCAAGAACACCTCCGTTCAGGTGGAGGCCGCGTACCTGCAGGGCGAGCAGATCAGGGCACAGCAGGAGGCGGCGCGCAAGGCCGCCGAGGAGGCGCAGCAGCGGGCGGCAGCGGCCGCGGCAGCGGCAGCACAGCAGGCCCAGCAGCAGGCGGCGCAGCAGCAGGCGGCGCAACAGGCGCAGCAGGCCGGGAGCGGAGGCTCGTCCTCCTCCTCGTCGAGCGGCGGCGGCAGCGCCCCCGCCGCTCCCAACGGCAACGTCGTGCAGTCTGCGATCTCGTACGCGCGGGCGCAGCTCGGCAAGCCGTACATCTTCGGCGGCGAGGGCCCGGTCGGCTACGACTGCTCCGGTCTCACCATGAAGGCGTACGCCTACGCCGGCGTCTACATCGGCTCGCACTCGGTGAACAGCCAGTACTACACGGCGGCGAACCGTGGACAGCTGGTCTCCTACTGGAGCAAGCAGCCCGGTGATCTCATCTTCTGGGGCAGCGGGCCGGGAAGCTTCTACCACGTGGGCATCTACATCGGCGGCGGCATGATGATCGCTGCGCCGACCGAGGGCGATGTCGTGAAGATCCAGTCCGTGTGGGGCAGCCCGTGGGGGATGGTCGCGCGACCCTCCGCCTGA
- the ftsH gene encoding ATP-dependent zinc metalloprotease FtsH, with protein MNVKKIFRGPILYVVLAIIAVWIGSSLITASGFKSVTTQQGLDLLAQDKVSSAKIVDGENRVDLTLKQADGDLGTQVQFYYVTPRGADIVKAVDNANLAKGYDDVVPQPNWFVNILGFLIPALLIGVFFWIMISGMQGGGNKVMQFGKSRAKLVTKETPKVTFDDVAGSDEAIEELQEIKDFLKEPAKFQAVGARIPKGVLLYGPPGTGKTLLARAVAGEAGVPFYSISGSDFVEMFVGVGASRVRDLFQQAKENSPAIIFIDEIDAVGRHRGAGLGGGHDEREQTLNQLLVEMDGFDPKTNVILIAATNRPDILDPALLRPGRFDRQIGVDAPDMLGRKKILEVHGRGKPLAASVDLEVLARKTPGFTGADLANVLNEAALLTARSNAQLIDNRALDEAVDRVIAGPQKRTRVMKDQEKLITAYHEGGHALAAAAMRHTDPVTKITILPRGRALGYTMVMPLEDKYSVTRNELLDQLTYAMGGRVAEEIVFHDPTTGASNDIEKATSIARKMVTEYGMSADIGSVKLGQANGEMFLGRDMGHQRDYSERIAERVDAEVRALIEKAHDEAWEVLNNNRAILDRLAASLLEHETLDHNQIAEIFADVEKLPERPQWLSSDKRPISDLPPIAFPKAPIDAGAVDGGVDSEPPSPKPKRSPAIKPRPATA; from the coding sequence ATGAACGTCAAGAAGATCTTCCGCGGACCGATCCTGTACGTCGTTCTCGCGATCATCGCGGTGTGGATCGGCTCGAGCCTGATCACGGCGTCCGGTTTCAAGAGCGTCACCACCCAGCAGGGGCTCGACCTCCTGGCCCAGGACAAGGTCTCCAGCGCGAAGATCGTCGACGGTGAGAACCGCGTCGACCTCACCCTGAAGCAGGCCGACGGAGACCTGGGCACGCAGGTGCAGTTCTACTACGTGACCCCGCGCGGCGCCGACATCGTCAAGGCGGTCGACAACGCCAACCTCGCCAAGGGCTATGACGACGTGGTGCCGCAGCCCAACTGGTTCGTCAACATCCTCGGCTTCCTGATCCCGGCGCTGCTCATCGGCGTCTTCTTCTGGATCATGATCTCGGGCATGCAGGGCGGCGGCAACAAGGTCATGCAGTTCGGCAAGTCGCGGGCGAAGCTCGTCACGAAGGAGACCCCGAAGGTCACCTTCGACGACGTCGCGGGCTCCGACGAGGCCATCGAGGAGCTGCAGGAGATCAAGGACTTCCTGAAGGAGCCGGCCAAGTTCCAGGCGGTCGGCGCCCGCATCCCCAAGGGCGTCCTCCTGTACGGTCCTCCCGGCACCGGCAAGACGCTGCTCGCCCGCGCCGTCGCGGGGGAGGCGGGCGTCCCGTTCTACTCGATCTCCGGTTCGGACTTCGTCGAGATGTTCGTCGGCGTCGGCGCGAGCCGCGTCCGCGACCTGTTCCAGCAGGCCAAGGAGAACTCGCCGGCCATCATCTTCATCGACGAGATCGACGCCGTCGGCCGCCACCGCGGCGCCGGACTCGGAGGCGGTCACGACGAGCGCGAGCAGACGCTGAACCAGCTCCTCGTCGAGATGGACGGCTTCGACCCCAAGACCAACGTGATCCTCATCGCGGCGACGAACCGCCCCGACATCCTCGACCCCGCGCTGCTGCGCCCGGGCCGCTTCGACCGGCAGATCGGCGTCGACGCCCCCGACATGCTCGGCCGCAAGAAGATCCTCGAGGTGCACGGCCGCGGCAAGCCGCTCGCCGCCTCCGTCGATCTCGAGGTGCTGGCGCGCAAGACCCCGGGCTTCACCGGTGCCGACCTCGCCAACGTGCTCAACGAGGCCGCGCTCCTCACAGCGCGCTCCAACGCCCAGCTGATCGACAACCGCGCCCTCGACGAGGCCGTCGACCGCGTGATCGCCGGTCCGCAGAAGCGCACCCGGGTCATGAAGGACCAGGAGAAGCTCATCACCGCGTACCACGAGGGCGGCCACGCGCTCGCGGCCGCCGCGATGCGCCACACCGACCCGGTGACGAAGATCACGATCCTGCCGCGCGGCCGGGCCCTCGGCTACACGATGGTCATGCCGCTGGAGGACAAGTACTCCGTCACCCGCAACGAGCTGCTCGACCAGCTGACCTACGCCATGGGCGGCCGCGTCGCGGAGGAGATCGTCTTCCACGACCCGACCACCGGCGCCTCCAACGACATCGAGAAGGCGACCTCCATCGCCCGCAAGATGGTCACCGAGTACGGCATGAGCGCCGACATCGGCTCGGTGAAACTCGGCCAGGCCAACGGCGAGATGTTCCTCGGCCGCGACATGGGCCACCAGCGCGACTACTCGGAGCGCATCGCCGAGCGCGTCGACGCCGAGGTGCGTGCGCTCATCGAGAAGGCTCACGACGAGGCGTGGGAGGTGCTCAACAACAACCGGGCGATCCTCGACCGCCTGGCCGCGTCCCTCCTCGAGCACGAGACCCTCGACCACAACCAGATCGCCGAGATCTTCGCCGACGTGGAGAAGCTCCCGGAGCGCCCGCAGTGGCTCTCGAGCGACAAGCGACCGATCTCCGACCTCCCTCCGATCGCTTTCCCGAAGGCGCCGATCGACGCCGGCGCGGTCGACGGAGGCGTCGACTCCGAGCCGCCGTCGCCCAAGCCGAAGCGGTCGCCCGCCATCAAGCCGCGGCCGGCGACCGCCTAG
- a CDS encoding inorganic diphosphatase translates to MAEYDVVIEIPKGSRNKYEVDHETGRVYLDRVLFTSFVYPTDYGFFENTLGDDGDPLDALVLLEYPVFPGVGVKVRPVGVLNMNDEAGGDAKIIAVPYKDPRWQHIQDVADIPEQTRKEIEHFFARYKDLEPGKFVNIEGWGDAAEAERIVEAAIAKLAAEGH, encoded by the coding sequence ATGGCCGAATACGACGTCGTCATCGAGATCCCCAAGGGGAGCCGCAACAAGTACGAGGTGGACCACGAGACCGGTCGCGTGTACCTCGACCGCGTGCTGTTCACGAGCTTCGTGTACCCGACCGACTACGGCTTCTTCGAGAACACCCTGGGCGACGACGGCGACCCGCTGGACGCGCTGGTGCTGCTCGAGTACCCGGTCTTCCCGGGCGTGGGCGTCAAGGTGCGGCCCGTCGGCGTGCTCAACATGAACGACGAGGCCGGCGGCGACGCGAAGATCATCGCGGTGCCCTACAAGGACCCGCGCTGGCAGCACATCCAGGACGTCGCCGACATCCCCGAGCAGACCCGCAAGGAGATCGAGCACTTCTTCGCCCGCTACAAGGACCTCGAGCCGGGCAAGTTCGTCAACATCGAGGGCTGGGGCGACGCCGCCGAGGCGGAGCGCATCGTCGAGGCCGCGATCGCGAAGCTCGCCGCCGAGGGGCACTGA
- the folP gene encoding dihydropteroate synthase, giving the protein MTLIMGVLNVTPDSFSDGGLWLEPEAAVEHGLQLVAEGADIIDVGGESTRPGALYVAPEEERARVVPVIAELASRGITVSVDTMNAATARAAAEAGAAIINDVSGGLADETMPDAVLETGLQYVVMHWRGRLDAADSKAVYEHTVAEVRRELSQRVTRLLQHGIDPDRLILDPGIGFSKNARHNWQVLAGLPEIERLGFPVLIGASRKRFLGALLPEGAPAVDRDAPTAVVSALAAQAGAWAVRVHDVPSTRIAIDVVRAWQAGRDD; this is encoded by the coding sequence GTGACGCTCATCATGGGTGTCCTCAATGTGACACCGGACTCGTTCAGCGACGGCGGGCTCTGGCTAGAGCCTGAGGCGGCGGTCGAGCACGGCCTCCAGCTCGTCGCCGAGGGCGCGGACATCATCGACGTCGGCGGCGAGTCGACGCGGCCGGGCGCCCTGTACGTCGCCCCCGAGGAGGAGCGCGCCCGGGTCGTCCCGGTCATCGCCGAGCTCGCCTCCCGCGGGATCACCGTGAGCGTCGACACCATGAACGCCGCGACCGCGCGTGCCGCCGCCGAGGCCGGGGCCGCCATCATCAACGACGTCTCGGGCGGCCTGGCCGACGAGACGATGCCCGACGCCGTCCTCGAGACGGGCCTCCAGTACGTCGTCATGCACTGGCGCGGGAGGCTCGACGCGGCCGACTCGAAGGCGGTCTACGAGCACACGGTCGCCGAGGTGCGGCGCGAGCTCTCGCAGCGGGTCACGCGCCTCCTGCAGCACGGCATCGACCCCGACCGGCTCATCCTCGATCCCGGCATCGGATTCTCGAAGAACGCCCGTCACAACTGGCAGGTGCTCGCCGGGCTCCCCGAGATCGAACGGCTCGGCTTCCCCGTGCTCATCGGCGCCTCGCGCAAGCGGTTTCTGGGTGCTCTCCTCCCCGAGGGGGCACCGGCGGTGGATCGCGACGCGCCGACGGCGGTGGTCTCAGCCCTCGCCGCGCAGGCGGGCGCCTGGGCGGTGCGCGTGCACGACGTGCCGTCGACGCGCATCGCGATCGACGTCGTCCGCGCGTGGCAAGCTGGTCGGGATGACTGA
- the hpt gene encoding hypoxanthine phosphoribosyltransferase → MELTDVQADLTEILITEEQIASRIAELARQIESDYAGKDVLLIGVLKGAVMVMADLSRELKLPVTMDWMAVSSYGSGTQSSGVVRILKDLDTDLSGKTVLIVEDIIDSGLTLSWLLSNLRSRGPESIEIFTLLRKPEAARVEIDVKYVGFDIPNKFVVGYGLDYAERYRTLRGVGILAPAVYS, encoded by the coding sequence ATGGAACTCACGGACGTTCAGGCCGACCTCACCGAGATTCTGATCACCGAGGAGCAGATAGCCTCGCGCATCGCCGAGCTCGCCCGCCAGATCGAGAGCGACTACGCCGGGAAGGACGTCCTCCTCATCGGTGTGCTGAAGGGCGCCGTGATGGTGATGGCCGACCTGTCGCGCGAGCTCAAGCTCCCCGTGACGATGGACTGGATGGCCGTCAGCTCCTACGGCAGCGGCACCCAGTCGAGCGGCGTGGTGCGCATCCTCAAAGACCTGGACACCGACCTGAGCGGCAAGACGGTCCTCATCGTCGAGGACATCATCGACTCCGGCCTCACCCTGTCGTGGCTGCTCTCCAACCTCCGCAGCCGCGGCCCCGAGTCGATCGAGATCTTCACGCTGCTGCGCAAGCCCGAGGCGGCGCGGGTCGAGATCGACGTCAAGTACGTCGGCTTCGATATCCCGAACAAGTTCGTGGTCGGCTACGGCCTCGACTACGCGGAGCGCTACCGGACCCTCCGCGGGGTCGGGATCCTGGCCCCGGCCGTCTACAGCTGA